In Emys orbicularis isolate rEmyOrb1 chromosome 12, rEmyOrb1.hap1, whole genome shotgun sequence, one genomic interval encodes:
- the LOC135886125 gene encoding DLA class II histocompatibility antigen, DR-1 beta chain-like, whose translation MAPGGVHPALVSAWLLFLCSVVSAGVHRFTHSQIISPQAAPGLPKRQSLLQVNGLALSAYDSSSRRMMPRNGYVQGDRETHQFWSVSSARCMFWDPWVETEYQALVRAVNASSPKAEPYYMQVVQSCELDEASGAVRAVTRYALNGEDVLQYHGDQNRWFSVHPAAWRVAERWNRERETLAGINAHTPQQCGTFIRITSPFTAQTTAQPTVHVSLVRGNRGQPHRLMCHVTGFYPRDIEVTWERGGRGALGEQMTSRIRPNGDPTFQIQVSIEMGLGEHVCVVRHVSLGGAPLRITWDPQATGQAGSLGVLASCVLAALGVAALGWYLRGRPGRSEGLFRPARAQPGTLDSALAKPGDTLAMSLSCPGVTA comes from the exons atggctcCTGGGGGGGTCCATCCCGCTCTGGTCTCCGCCTGGCTCTTGTTTCTCTGCTCGGTCGTCTCAGCTG GGGTTCACCGTTTCACCCACTCCCAGATTATTTCGCcgcaggcagcccctgggctgccCAAGCGCCAGAGCTTGCTGCAGGTGAACGGCCTGGCGCTCTCGGCCTATGACAGCAGCAGCCGGAGGATGATGCCGCGCAACGGCTACGTGCAGGGCGACCGGGAGACCCACCAGTTCTGGAGCGTCAGCAGCGCCCGGTGCATGTTCTGGGACCCCTGGGTGGAGACCGAGTACCAGGCCCTGGTGCGGGCGGTGAATGCCAGCTCCCCAAAGGCCG AGCCCTACTACATGCAGGTTGTGCAGAGCTGTGAGCTGGACGAAGCCAGCGGCGCCGTCCGAGCCGTTACCAGGTACGCCCTTAATGGGGAGGACGTGCTGCAGTACCACGGGGACCAGAACCGCTGGTTCTCGGTGCACCCAGCGGCCTGGCGCGTGGCCGAGCGCTGGAACCGCGAGAGGGAGACGCTGGCCGGGATCAACGCCCATACGCCACAGCAGTGCGGGACCTTCATCCGGATCACCTCGCCATTCACCGCACAGACAACAG CCCAGCCCACAGTGCACGTGTCCCTCGTGCGAGGAAACCGGGGCCAACCTCACCGCCTCATGTGCCACGTGACGGGGTTCTACCCCCGTGACATTGAGGTGAcctgggagcgggggggcaggggggccctAGGGGAACAGATGACCAGCAGGATCCGGCCCAACGGGGATCCCACCTTCCAGATCCAAGTGTCCATtgagatggggctgggggagcatgTGTGCGTGGTGAGACACGTCAGCCTGGGGGGCGCCCCCCTGAGGATCACCTGGG ATCCCCAAGCCACAGGCCAGGCCGGGTCCCTGGGCGTCCTCGCCAGCTGTGTGCTGGCTGCTCTGGGAGTCGCCGCCCTGGGCTGGTATCTGAGGGGGAGGCCAG GCCGCTCGGAGGGGCTGTTCCGCCCGGC